GCCAGGTGGTGCTTGCCAGTTTCGCCAACATGCAAGGCCTGACGCCGGTCGGCAAGACGGCCTGGGCGCAGTCCTTCCAGTCGGGTGAACCGGTAATCGGTACGCCGCGCAGCGGTACCCTCGGTGCCCTGCAGTCCGGTGCGCTGGAGGATTCCAACGTCGAGCTGTCCGATCAGCTGGTCAACCTGATCGTCGCTCAGCGCAACTACCAGGCCAATGCCAAGACCATCGAAACCGAAAGCGCGGTGACCCAGACCATCATCAATCTCCGTTGATGAGCGGCCGTCACGCCGCCAGCCGGGCAACTAGCACTTGCCGCTGGCGGCAATAACTCGCCGAACCCAGTTTGCAAGGCTCCTTCAGGAGCCTTTTTCGTTTATAAAAAACCATAAAATTCAGTGTCTTAGTGTTTTTATTCGAGTGTGGCACGTTGCTTGCTGAAGTCTCTGTATAGAGCAGCGGGCGGCAAGCCCACCTCGGAGGAAACATGGACAAGATGCTGTATGTCGCCATGACCGGCGCCCAGAACAACACCCTGGCCCTGCGTGCCCACGCCAACAATCTGGCGAACATCTCCACCACCGGCTTTCGCCGTGACTTCGAGCAGGCGCGTTCGATGCCGGTGTTCGGCGACACTTTTCCGGCGCGGGTCTACGCCATGAGCGAGCGTCCCGGTACCGACTTCACCCCTGGCGCTCTGCAGGAGACGGGGCGCGACCTGGACGTGGCGGTTGGCGGGGAGGGCTGGCTGGCCGTGCAGGCGGCCGACGGCAGTGAGGCGTATGTGCGCACCGCCAGCCTGAACATCGATGCCCTGGGCATGTTGCGCACCGGCAGCGGGTTGCCGGTGCTGGGCAATGCCGGGCCGATCGCCGTGCCGCCGGAGCAGAAAATCGAAATCGGTCAGGACGGCACCATCAGCATCCGCGCCCTCGGCGAGGCGCCAAACGTGCTGGCGGAGGTCGACCGTCTGAAACTGGTCAACCCCGACCTCAAGCAGATGAGCAAGGGCGAAGACGGCCTGATGCGCTTCGACGGCCCACAGCCCCTGGCCGATGCCGCGGTACGGGTGACTTCGGGCTTTCTCGAGTCGAGTAACGTCAATGCCGTCGAGGAGATGACCGCGATGCTCTCCCTGTCCCGCCAGTTCGAACTGCAAGTGAAGATGATGCGCACCGCCGAGGACAATGCCTCGGCCATGGCGCGGGTTTTGCAGATTAGCTAATTACCAGCACGCGGCGCCGTGAAAACGGCACCCGAGGAGAATCGATATGCTTCCGGCACTGTGGGTCAGCAAAACCGGTCTGTCCGCCCAGGACATGAACCTGACCACCATTTCCAACAACCTGGCCAACGTTTCGACTACCGGCTTCAAGCGCGATCGGGCCGAGTTCGAAGACCTCCTCTATCAGGTGCGGCGTCAGCCGGGTGGCCAGTCCAGCCAGGACAGCCAGCTGCCCTCCGGTCTGCAGCTGGGTACCGGTGTGCGGGTGGTCGGCACGCAGAAGATCTTCACCGCGGGCAGCCTGCAGACCACCGAGCAGCCACTGGACATGGCCATCAATGGCCGTGGTTTCTTCCAGGTGCTGATGCCCGACGGCACCGTGGGCTATACCCGCGACGGCAGCTTCCACCTGAACTCCGATGGTCAGTTGGTCACCTCCAATGGCTTTGCCCTGGAGCCGGCCATCGTGCTGCCCAACGAGGTCAAGACCTTCACCGTGGGCGAGGACGGCACCGTGTCGGTGACTACCGCCGGCAACCCGCAGCCGCAGATCGTCGGCAACCTGCAGACCGCCGACTTCATCAACCCGGCGGGCCTGGAGGCAATCGGCAGCAACCTGTTCCTGGAGACCGCCTCCAGTGGCGCCCCGCAGGTCGGCACGCCGGGTCTCAACGGCCTGGGCACGACCCTGCAGAACACCCTGGAAAACTCCAACGTCAGCGTGGTCGAGGAGCTGGTGAACATGATCACCACCCAGCGCGCCTACGAGATGAACTCCAAGGTCATCTCCACCGCCGACCAGATGCTGTCCTTCGTCTCTCAGAATCTTTAAGGCTTGGGCAGGGCTTCGGTCCGGCCCCGGCTCACTATGCAACGCCGTGAGGTAGTGGTTATGAACCGGCTGAATATTGTGCTCTCGATGCTCGTGGTGGCGGCCCTGAGCGGCTGCGTGTCGCCACCGCCAAAGCCGGACGATCCCTACTACGCGCCGGTGCTGCCGCGCACGCCGCTGCCGGCGGCGCAGAACAACGGTTCGATCTACCAGGCCGGTTTCGAGAACAACCTGTACGGCGACCGCAAGGCCTTCCGTGTCGGCGACATCATCACCATCAGCCTCAACGAACGCACCCAGGCCAGCAAGAATGCCGGCTCGCAGATCGGCAAGGACAGCAGCGCCAGTATCGGCCTGACCTCGCTGTTCGGCGGCGGCGTATCGATGCGCAACCCGGGCTCGGGCAACATCCTCAACCCGCTCGGCGCCGAGGACCTGGGCCTGAGTGCCGAGTACGGCGCCAACCGTGACACCAAGGGCGACAGCAAGGCGGCCCAGGGCAACAGCCTGTCCGGCTCGATCACCGTGACCATCGCCGAGGTGCTGCCCAACGGCATTCTGGCGGTGCGCGGCGAGAAGTGGATGACCCTCAATACCGGCGACGAGCTGGTCCGCATCGCCGGTCTGGTGCGTTCCGACGACATCAGCACGGACAACACGGTCTCCTCCACGCGCATTGCCGATGCGCGCATCACCTACTCGGGCACCGGCGCGTTCGCCGATGCCAGTCAGCCGGGCTGGCTGGACCGCTTCTTCCTCAGCCCGCTGTTCCCGTTCTAAGCAGGTAGCCGATCATGAGACGACTGATTTCAATCCTCTGCCTGCTGCTGCTCGCCGGCATCGCCCAGGCCGAGCGGCTCAAGGACCTGGCGAGCATCCAGGGCGTTCGCAGCAACCAGCTGATTGGCTACGGCCTGGTGGTCGGTCTCAATGGCAGTGGCGACCAGACCACCCAGACGCCCTTTACCGTGCAGACCTTCAACAACATGCTGGCGCAGTTCGGCATCAAGGTGCCGGCCGGCGGCAACGTGCAGCTGAAGAACGTCGCCGCGGTGTCGGTGCACGCCGACCTGCCGGCATTCGCCAAGCCGGGGCAGACCATCGACATCACCATCTCCTCGATCGGCAACGCCAAGAGCCTGCGCGGCGGCAGCCTGCTGATGACCCCGCTCAAGGGCATCGACGGCAACGTCTACGCCATCGCCCAGGGCAACCTGGTGGTCGGCGGTTTCGATGCCGAGGGCGGCGACGGCTCGAAGATCACCGTCAACGTCCCGTCGGCCGGGCGCATTCCCGGTGGCGCCATGGTCGAGCGGCCGGTGCCGAGCGGCTTCGACCAGGGCAACAGCCTGACCCTCAACCTCAATCGTCCGGACTTCACCACGGCCAAGAACATCGTCGACCAGATCAACGACCTGCTCGGCCCGGGCGTGGCCCAGGCCCTCGACGGCGGCTCGGTGCGGGTCAGCGCGCCGCTCGATCCCAACCAGCGGGTCGACTACCTGTCGATCCTCGAGAACCTGGAAGTCAACCCCGGTCAGGCGGTAGCCAAGGTGATCATCAACTCGCGCACCGGCACCATCGTCATCGGCCAGAACGTGCGCGTGCAGCCGGCGGCGGTGACCCACGGCAGCCTCACCGTGACCATCACCGAAGACCCGATCGTCAGCCAGCCCGAGGCGCTGTCCGGCGGCCAGACCGTGGTGGTGCCCCGTTCGCGGGTCAACGCCGATCAGGAGGCCAAACCGATGTTCAAGTTCGGCCCCGGCACCACCCTGGACGAGATCGTCCGCGCGGTGAACCAGGTCGGCGCCGCCCCTTCCGACCTCATGGCCATCCTCGAGGCGCTCAAGCAAGCCGGCGCCCTGCAGGCCGACCTGATCGTGATCTAAGGAGGCGACCATGGATTCTCGATTCTCAGCCGGCCTGCTCGGCAACAGCAAGAGCCCGCTGGACAGCGGCGCCTTCACCGACCTCAATCGCCTCAGTCAGTTCAAGGTCGGCGGCGACAGCGAACAGAACATACGCAAGGTGGCCCAGGAGTTCGAGTCGCTGTTCCTCAATGAAATGCTCAAGGCCATGCGCTCGGCCAACGAGGTGTTCAGCGAAGGCAATTACCTCAACAGCAACGAGGGCAAGACCTACCAGGACATGCACGACCAGCAGCTGTCGGTGACCCTGTCGAACAACCAGAACGGCATCGGCCTGGCCGATGTGCTGGTGCGACAGATGTCGAAGATGAAAGGGGCGAGTGATCGGCCCAATCCGTTCGCCCAGGTCGATGCGCCGGCGCCAAGCGCACCGAGCAAGCCGCTGGCCAAGGTCGACAGCGCGCGCGATGACATGGCCCTGATCAACCAGCGCCGCCTGGCCCTGCCGGGCAAGCTGAACGACCGCCTGCTCGCCGGCATCGTACCGGCGGCCGGCGCCGCCGAGGGCCAGGCCCTGGCGAAAGAGGACTGGATTCCCGCCCAGGCCTTCGCCGCCCCCAAGGACAAGGCCCTGAGCCTGGGCGACAGCGATGCCATCAGCGGCCGCCGCCTGGCATCGGGCAAGTCGGTGTTCAGCTCGCCCCAGGAGTTCGTCGCGGCCATGCTGCCGATGGCCGAGAAGGCCGCCGAGAAGATCGGCGTCGAGGCCCGCTACCTGGTGGCCCAGGCGGCCCTGGAGACCGGCTGGGGCAAGTCGATCATCCGTCAGCAGGATGGCAGCAGCAGCCACAACCTGTTCGGCATCAAGAGCCACAACAGCTGGGACGGCGAGTCGGCGCGAGTGCTGACCACCGAGTACCAGGGTGGCAAGGCGGTGAAGGAAGCGGCCTCGTTCCGCGCCTACGACTCCTTCGCCCAGAGCTTCGAGGATTACGTGAGCTTCCTGCAGAGCAATGGCCGTTACGAAAAGGCCCTGAATGCCACCGACAACCCCGAGCGCTTCGTCCGCGAACTGCAGCAGGCCGGTTACGCCACCGACCCGCAGTACGCGCGCAAGGTCGCGCAGATCGCCCGGCAGATGCAGACCTACCAGGCCGTGGCGGCGGCCGACAGCAGCACCACCAGGACCTGAGGCTGAAACATGGCGGACCTACTGAACATCGGCCTGTCCGGCCTGTCGGCGAACAAGACCGCGCTGGCGGTCACCGGCCACAACATCACCAACGTCAACACCCCGGGCTTCTCCCGTCAGGACAGCGTGCAGGCCACCCGGGTGCCGAGCTTCAGCGGCGCCGGCTATATCGGCTCGGGCACCACCTTGGTGGATATTCGCCGCAGCTACAGTGAATTCCTCGGCACCCAGGTGCGCAGCAGTACGGCGCTCAACAGTGATGTGCAGGCCTACAGGAGCCAGATCGAGCAACTCGATTCGCTGCTGGCTGGTTCTACCACCGGCATTACGCCTTCGCTGCAGAAATTCTTCACTTCACTCCAGACCGCCGCCGAGGACCCCTCGAACATCCCCGCACGGCAGCTGGTGCTGTCCGAGGCCGAAGGCCTGGCGCGTCGCTTCAACACCGTTTACAACCGCATCGACGAGCAGAACGGCTTCATCAACAAGCAGATGACTGCGGTGACCGATCAGGTCAACCGACTGGCCGGTTCGATCGCCAGCTACAACGATGCCATCGCCATCGCAGGTTCCAACGGCCAGCAACCGAACGACCTGCTGGACGCTCGCGAAGAGGCGATTCGCCAACTCTCCACCTTCATCGGCGTCACCGTGGTGCCGCAGGACGACAGCTCGCTGAACCTGTTCATCGGCTCGGGTCAGCCACTGGTGGTCGGCAGCGCCAGCAGCCGTTTGGAGGTGGCCCCCGGGCAGAGTGATCCGAATCGCCTGGAGGTGAACCTGGTCGCTGGCGGCTCGCGTCAGGGCGTCACCAGCATGCTGAGCGGCGGTGAACTGGGCGGCCTGATTCGCTACCGCAGCGAAGCACTGGATACCACCTTCAATGCCCTGGGGCGGCTGGCGTTGGCCGTCAGCGATCAGGTCAATACGCAGCTGGGCCAAGGCCTGGACCTGAAGGGGCAGGTGGGCGCCGCGTTGTTCGGCGACTTCAACGATGCGAACGCGGCGATCCTGCGGGTGAAGGCGTTCACCACTAATACTGGCAATGCGCAGCCGGCGCTGAATATCAGCGACAGCAGCGTGCTGACTACCAGTGACTATCGGCTCGAGTTCGATGGCACCAACTATACGGCCCGGCGTCTGAGTGATGGCGCGGCGTTGACCCTTACACCGAGCGCGCCCGGCAGCTATCCGGCGACCTTGACCTTTGCCGATGCCGCCGGCAGAGACCAGGGGTTCGAAGTGGTGATGGACGCCGCGCCCGCCACTGGCGACAAATTCTTGCTCCAGCCGACCCGGCTTGGCGCCAGCAGCATAAGCGCGGTATTGGCCCAGGCCGATCAGCTGGCTTTCGCCGCACCGGCTCGTGCCGGGGCCTCCCTGCAGAATCGCGGCAACGGCGCGATTACCCAGCCCGAGCTCACGGCGGCGGGGGCCAGCCCGATCGACGCCGCGGCGATTGCCGCGGCTCTGCCGCAGGGGTTGACCTACGATGGCGCGGGCACATTCGAGGATCCGCCAGGCACGGCCATTGCCGGATTGACCCGGGTACCGGCCGGTGCCTTCGTACCGGGGCAGGTGAACGCCTATACGCTGGATCTTGGCGGCGGCAACGTCGTCAGCTTCAGTATCAGCGGGCGGCCGGAAAGCGGCGACTCTTTCACCCTGGAGTTCAATACCAATGGTGTGTCGGATAACCGTAACGCCCTCAAGTTGATCAACCTGCAAAACAAACAGACCGTGGGCGTCGATCCGAGCGTGACCGGCATCGCCACCGGCGTCAGTTTTACCGATGGCTATGGCGATCTGGTCGAGCGCGTCGGCACCCTGACCGCACAGGCCCGTCAGGATGGCGAAGCGACTGGGGCCATCCTCAAGCAGGCCACGGACAACCGCGACGCCCTGTCCGGAGTGAACCTCGACGAAGAGGCAGCCAATCTGATCAAGTTCGAGCAGTACTACAACGCCTCGGCCCAGGTCATTCAAGTTGCCCGCTCGTTGTTCGATACCCTGATCAATACCTTTAGATAAGTCGCGCCGACTGCGGGCGTAATACGGATCAAGTCCCTTGCCCATCGGGCCAGGGCGGGGCGGGGGGCATGACAGCACCCGCGCCCGGAATGCCAGACGAGGCTCAAGCCATGCGTATCTCGACCATCCAGGCCTTCAACAATGGCGTACAGGGACTGCAGCGCAACTATGCCAACGTCACCCGTACCCAGGAACAGATCAGCACTGGAAATCGCATCCTCACCCCGGCGGACGACCCGGTCGCCTCGGTGCGCCTGCTGCAACTGGAACAGCAGCAGAACGTGCTCAGCCAGTACGGCTCCAACCTGACCGCGGCGAAGAACTCCCTGACCCAGGAGGAGGTGACGCTCAATTCGGTCAACACCATCCTGCAGCGGGTACGCGAGCTGACGGTGCAGGCTGGTAACGGCGCGCTCAGCCAGACCGACCGGCGCTCCATTGCGGCCGAACTGGGGACCCGTGAAGAAGAATTGCTTGGCCTGATGAACACCCGTAACGCCCGCGGCGAATACCTGTTTGCCGGGCTCCAGGGCAAGACTCAGCCGTTCGTGCGCCAGGCCGACGGCACCTACAGCTACCAGGGCGACGAAGGGCAGCGCAAGCTGCAGGTGGCCAGCTCCCTCGAGCTGCCGATCAGCGACAACGGCAAGAAGACCTTCGAGAACGTCATCAATGCCGGGCGCCTGAGTCTCAATGATTCGAGCGTGCCGCCCGCTCCGCTGCCCACTGGGCCGGTCAGCGGCCTGCTGGTCGACGACGAGGTGTCTTTCGCCTCCTTTCCCGCCAACGGCTTCCAGCTGGACTTCGACGCCGTCGACCCCATGAACTACACCCTGCGCCCGGTCACCACCCCCGGAATACCCGGGGCGCCGCCAGCGCCCGATACCCCGGCGGTATTGGGCACCGCCATCAGCGGCCGGCTCAAGCAGGGCGAGGACACCCTGGTGCATTACCAGGGCGTGGCCTTCTACGTCAACGGAACGCCGGCGGCCGGGGCAAGCTTCACCATCACTGGCCCGGATGCCAGCCCGGCGACCCCGCCGCCCAACAAGGTCGGCATCCTCTCGACCATCGCCAGCCTGCGCAATGCCCTCGAGAACGCCACCGACTCGCCTGCCGGCAGCCGCGAAACACGCGATGCGGTGGCCCTGGCGCTGACCAACCTGGATCACGGCATGGCCACCGTAGACGGGGTGCGCGGCGAAATAGGCGCCCGACTGAACGTCGTCGAATCCACGCAGATCGACAACGAAGACGTCAGCCTGGTCAACAAGGCCGTGC
The genomic region above belongs to Pseudomonas benzenivorans and contains:
- the flgG gene encoding flagellar basal-body rod protein FlgG, whose translation is MLPALWVSKTGLSAQDMNLTTISNNLANVSTTGFKRDRAEFEDLLYQVRRQPGGQSSQDSQLPSGLQLGTGVRVVGTQKIFTAGSLQTTEQPLDMAINGRGFFQVLMPDGTVGYTRDGSFHLNSDGQLVTSNGFALEPAIVLPNEVKTFTVGEDGTVSVTTAGNPQPQIVGNLQTADFINPAGLEAIGSNLFLETASSGAPQVGTPGLNGLGTTLQNTLENSNVSVVEELVNMITTQRAYEMNSKVISTADQMLSFVSQNL
- the flgK gene encoding flagellar hook-associated protein FlgK; this encodes MADLLNIGLSGLSANKTALAVTGHNITNVNTPGFSRQDSVQATRVPSFSGAGYIGSGTTLVDIRRSYSEFLGTQVRSSTALNSDVQAYRSQIEQLDSLLAGSTTGITPSLQKFFTSLQTAAEDPSNIPARQLVLSEAEGLARRFNTVYNRIDEQNGFINKQMTAVTDQVNRLAGSIASYNDAIAIAGSNGQQPNDLLDAREEAIRQLSTFIGVTVVPQDDSSLNLFIGSGQPLVVGSASSRLEVAPGQSDPNRLEVNLVAGGSRQGVTSMLSGGELGGLIRYRSEALDTTFNALGRLALAVSDQVNTQLGQGLDLKGQVGAALFGDFNDANAAILRVKAFTTNTGNAQPALNISDSSVLTTSDYRLEFDGTNYTARRLSDGAALTLTPSAPGSYPATLTFADAAGRDQGFEVVMDAAPATGDKFLLQPTRLGASSISAVLAQADQLAFAAPARAGASLQNRGNGAITQPELTAAGASPIDAAAIAAALPQGLTYDGAGTFEDPPGTAIAGLTRVPAGAFVPGQVNAYTLDLGGGNVVSFSISGRPESGDSFTLEFNTNGVSDNRNALKLINLQNKQTVGVDPSVTGIATGVSFTDGYGDLVERVGTLTAQARQDGEATGAILKQATDNRDALSGVNLDEEAANLIKFEQYYNASAQVIQVARSLFDTLINTFR
- the flgL gene encoding flagellar hook-associated protein FlgL, which produces MRISTIQAFNNGVQGLQRNYANVTRTQEQISTGNRILTPADDPVASVRLLQLEQQQNVLSQYGSNLTAAKNSLTQEEVTLNSVNTILQRVRELTVQAGNGALSQTDRRSIAAELGTREEELLGLMNTRNARGEYLFAGLQGKTQPFVRQADGTYSYQGDEGQRKLQVASSLELPISDNGKKTFENVINAGRLSLNDSSVPPAPLPTGPVSGLLVDDEVSFASFPANGFQLDFDAVDPMNYTLRPVTTPGIPGAPPAPDTPAVLGTAISGRLKQGEDTLVHYQGVAFYVNGTPAAGASFTITGPDASPATPPPNKVGILSTIASLRNALENATDSPAGSRETRDAVALALTNLDHGMATVDGVRGEIGARLNVVESTQIDNEDVSLVNKAVQTDLRELDYPEALSRLTFQSIVLEAAQQSYVKISGLNLFDKLR
- the flgJ gene encoding flagellar assembly peptidoglycan hydrolase FlgJ, translated to MDSRFSAGLLGNSKSPLDSGAFTDLNRLSQFKVGGDSEQNIRKVAQEFESLFLNEMLKAMRSANEVFSEGNYLNSNEGKTYQDMHDQQLSVTLSNNQNGIGLADVLVRQMSKMKGASDRPNPFAQVDAPAPSAPSKPLAKVDSARDDMALINQRRLALPGKLNDRLLAGIVPAAGAAEGQALAKEDWIPAQAFAAPKDKALSLGDSDAISGRRLASGKSVFSSPQEFVAAMLPMAEKAAEKIGVEARYLVAQAALETGWGKSIIRQQDGSSSHNLFGIKSHNSWDGESARVLTTEYQGGKAVKEAASFRAYDSFAQSFEDYVSFLQSNGRYEKALNATDNPERFVRELQQAGYATDPQYARKVAQIARQMQTYQAVAAADSSTTRT
- a CDS encoding flagellar basal body rod protein FlgF encodes the protein MDKMLYVAMTGAQNNTLALRAHANNLANISTTGFRRDFEQARSMPVFGDTFPARVYAMSERPGTDFTPGALQETGRDLDVAVGGEGWLAVQAADGSEAYVRTASLNIDALGMLRTGSGLPVLGNAGPIAVPPEQKIEIGQDGTISIRALGEAPNVLAEVDRLKLVNPDLKQMSKGEDGLMRFDGPQPLADAAVRVTSGFLESSNVNAVEEMTAMLSLSRQFELQVKMMRTAEDNASAMARVLQIS
- the flgH gene encoding flagellar basal body L-ring protein FlgH, coding for MNRLNIVLSMLVVAALSGCVSPPPKPDDPYYAPVLPRTPLPAAQNNGSIYQAGFENNLYGDRKAFRVGDIITISLNERTQASKNAGSQIGKDSSASIGLTSLFGGGVSMRNPGSGNILNPLGAEDLGLSAEYGANRDTKGDSKAAQGNSLSGSITVTIAEVLPNGILAVRGEKWMTLNTGDELVRIAGLVRSDDISTDNTVSSTRIADARITYSGTGAFADASQPGWLDRFFLSPLFPF
- a CDS encoding flagellar basal body P-ring protein FlgI, which codes for MRRLISILCLLLLAGIAQAERLKDLASIQGVRSNQLIGYGLVVGLNGSGDQTTQTPFTVQTFNNMLAQFGIKVPAGGNVQLKNVAAVSVHADLPAFAKPGQTIDITISSIGNAKSLRGGSLLMTPLKGIDGNVYAIAQGNLVVGGFDAEGGDGSKITVNVPSAGRIPGGAMVERPVPSGFDQGNSLTLNLNRPDFTTAKNIVDQINDLLGPGVAQALDGGSVRVSAPLDPNQRVDYLSILENLEVNPGQAVAKVIINSRTGTIVIGQNVRVQPAAVTHGSLTVTITEDPIVSQPEALSGGQTVVVPRSRVNADQEAKPMFKFGPGTTLDEIVRAVNQVGAAPSDLMAILEALKQAGALQADLIVI